Proteins from a genomic interval of Sphingobacterium sp. SYP-B4668:
- a CDS encoding zinc-binding dehydrogenase — translation MAKQGTFLVFDKPNSPLQSVSGEIPALESGELLVKIDYTTLCGSDLHTYCGLRQEACPTILGHEIVGTVVDIHVGSILPDATGQTLKIGDRITWTVFASDPNTASYHADTPQKNDNLYKYGHRQITDRDTFHGGLATHIILRPYTYIHILPKELPAPIAATINCAIATSAGAIRLAGTIQGKRVLISGMGLLGLVCTAMCKEMGAAAIIVTDIDSKRLTLAEEFGATATIHSRTSPDALPSSQDIDCFIDMSGAPDAMEAGVAQLGINGVAVFVGAVFKQRKLQIDAEQIIRRILTIKGLHNYNYEDFSVAVDFIISNWQKYPFLRLVEKEFALDQVNEAFEYAIAQKPVRVGIHMDIK, via the coding sequence ATGGCAAAGCAAGGGACATTCCTGGTTTTTGATAAACCAAATTCGCCTCTCCAATCTGTATCGGGTGAGATACCTGCGCTGGAAAGTGGCGAACTACTCGTTAAAATCGATTATACCACACTCTGTGGCAGCGACTTACACACTTACTGCGGACTTCGACAAGAAGCCTGCCCTACGATCCTTGGACATGAAATAGTGGGTACAGTTGTCGACATCCACGTAGGTTCCATTTTGCCCGATGCTACGGGGCAAACACTTAAAATTGGAGATCGTATCACTTGGACCGTATTTGCCAGCGACCCCAATACTGCTAGTTATCATGCAGACACACCACAAAAAAATGACAACCTATATAAATATGGTCATCGCCAGATTACTGACCGAGACACATTCCATGGCGGACTAGCCACCCATATCATCCTACGACCATATACTTATATACACATCCTTCCCAAAGAACTACCTGCACCAATTGCCGCAACCATCAACTGTGCCATTGCGACATCTGCTGGTGCTATTCGCTTGGCCGGTACTATTCAAGGAAAGCGCGTGTTGATTTCTGGGATGGGACTACTCGGCCTAGTCTGTACGGCAATGTGCAAAGAAATGGGCGCCGCGGCAATCATCGTTACCGATATCGATAGTAAACGTCTCACACTGGCGGAAGAATTTGGGGCTACCGCGACCATCCATTCTCGCACATCGCCTGACGCTCTACCTAGTTCACAGGATATCGATTGTTTTATTGATATGAGTGGTGCTCCTGACGCTATGGAGGCCGGTGTAGCCCAACTTGGAATCAACGGAGTAGCCGTATTTGTTGGGGCTGTATTCAAACAACGCAAGCTACAAATCGATGCTGAGCAAATAATCAGGCGTATACTGACCATCAAAGGCCTCCACAATTATAACTACGAGGATTTTTCAGTAGCAGTAGACTTTATTATCAGCAATTGGCAGAAATATCCATTCTTACGACTTGTCGAGAAAGAATTTGCATTGGACCAAGTCAATGAAGCATTCGAATATGCAATAGCACAAAAACCAGTACGTGTGGGCATTCATATGGACATCAAATAG
- a CDS encoding MFS transporter, producing MHLQRNFRREQWKMLFITMFCYLFFYTGRHNFGWAAKGMSAELGISYEQIGWISFSMLMGYAIGQLINGNLADRLSPKIMILAGGFLSIICNLAISYASSYITILVLWTLNGYFQSMAWGSGSRLISNWWEAHERGKAFGFYTMAAGSSSVLTFFMALLLVQQEQSWRTLFRYPILFLLFALILFLIIARSHPALKGFTLQEKDTRQDIIAKLSWKEAYLQVFGNKNFVTASFAIGFQSMARYGLIFWVPIHFLGNNYKESSGNLWLTLFIPIGMAFGAISFGYISDLLFNKNRSKSISTGMLCSCAIALLIYFIPTPHHILAAILMFASGFFVYGPQANFWTLSPDLLGNKLVGTGIGVMNMFAYVFAAVGEPIFGKIIDYTGNTANIFLVVAVICALCATIISFVKPQTPINNHE from the coding sequence ATGCACCTTCAACGAAACTTCAGAAGAGAACAATGGAAAATGCTATTCATCACCATGTTCTGCTATTTATTCTTTTATACGGGGCGGCATAATTTTGGGTGGGCAGCAAAAGGGATGTCTGCCGAGCTGGGCATCAGTTATGAGCAGATCGGATGGATCAGCTTTTCCATGTTAATGGGATATGCCATAGGTCAATTGATTAACGGAAATCTGGCAGATAGACTCAGCCCCAAAATCATGATTTTGGCGGGTGGCTTCCTTTCTATCATATGCAATCTCGCAATTAGCTATGCCAGCAGTTACATCACTATTCTTGTGCTATGGACCTTAAATGGCTATTTTCAATCCATGGCCTGGGGCTCCGGCAGTAGACTTATCTCCAATTGGTGGGAGGCCCACGAGCGGGGCAAGGCCTTCGGATTTTATACCATGGCTGCGGGGAGCTCCTCTGTCCTGACTTTCTTCATGGCCCTATTGCTTGTACAACAGGAACAAAGCTGGCGTACACTCTTCAGATATCCAATTCTTTTCCTACTTTTTGCGCTCATCCTATTCTTGATTATTGCCCGTAGCCATCCCGCGTTAAAGGGCTTCACACTGCAAGAAAAAGATACGCGTCAGGACATAATTGCCAAACTAAGTTGGAAAGAAGCTTACCTCCAAGTATTTGGAAATAAGAACTTCGTGACAGCATCATTTGCAATAGGATTTCAAAGCATGGCTCGATATGGTCTCATCTTTTGGGTACCCATCCATTTTTTGGGCAATAATTACAAAGAATCCAGCGGCAACCTATGGCTCACACTATTTATCCCTATCGGAATGGCGTTTGGGGCAATTTCCTTCGGGTACATCTCCGATTTGTTATTCAATAAAAATCGAAGTAAATCGATTAGCACCGGGATGCTGTGCAGTTGCGCGATAGCCTTGTTAATCTACTTTATTCCAACGCCACACCATATACTCGCAGCTATCCTCATGTTTGCTTCTGGATTTTTCGTGTATGGTCCGCAGGCCAATTTCTGGACGTTGAGTCCCGATCTTTTAGGGAACAAATTAGTCGGTACCGGCATTGGGGTGATGAATATGTTTGCCTATGTATTTGCAGCTGTCGGGGAGCCTATATTTGGAAAAATCATAGACTACACTGGCAATACCGCCAATATCTTTCTTGTTGTAGCCGTTATTTGCGCTTTGTGCGCCACAATAATATCTTTTGTAAAACCACAGACACCTATTAACAATCATGAGTAA
- a CDS encoding HAD family hydrolase produces MSKIKLAIFDMAGTTVQDHNEVEKCFFEAIKATNIEISTEKINSMMGWSKILVFQTIWKDEIGEDHPAYQAKVEESYQIFCNTLEQHYETIGAKPYDGVLDVFEYCRQQDIKIALTTGFYRKVTDIILQKLGWDRDLDSQYLCIPNTGSNIINCSISSSDVVHGRPAPDMIQLAMRKLDISDSKSVINLGDTPSDLQSANSAHVLYSVGSLYGTHREHELNNYPHDQLITAPIAFIDVIKQFQEI; encoded by the coding sequence ATGAGTAAAATAAAATTAGCCATATTCGATATGGCAGGAACGACCGTTCAGGACCACAATGAAGTAGAAAAATGCTTTTTTGAAGCTATAAAAGCGACAAATATCGAAATATCCACCGAAAAGATCAATAGTATGATGGGGTGGTCAAAGATATTGGTCTTTCAGACGATCTGGAAAGACGAAATTGGCGAAGACCACCCTGCTTATCAGGCCAAGGTTGAGGAATCTTATCAGATATTCTGCAATACACTAGAGCAACATTATGAAACGATAGGCGCCAAACCCTACGATGGGGTACTAGATGTTTTTGAATATTGCAGACAGCAGGATATCAAAATTGCACTGACTACGGGATTCTATCGTAAGGTGACGGACATCATTCTGCAAAAACTAGGCTGGGATAGGGACTTAGACAGTCAATACTTATGTATCCCCAATACAGGCTCGAATATCATCAATTGTTCGATATCCAGTAGCGACGTTGTACATGGCAGACCAGCGCCAGACATGATTCAACTGGCGATGCGCAAATTGGACATCTCGGATAGCAAATCAGTCATCAACCTGGGGGACACACCATCAGATCTACAATCTGCCAATAGCGCCCATGTCCTCTATTCCGTAGGCTCGCTTTATGGAACGCACAGAGAGCATGAGTTGAATAATTATCCGCACGACCAATTGATTACAGCTCCTATAGCATTCATCGATGTCATTAAGCAATTCCAAGAAATCTAG
- a CDS encoding metallophosphoesterase family protein, with product MMNRKSFLKIGGLGISSLVIHNVQGSSSLEDLTQENNKARDITFGVITDLHYDLMHDSDRRAQLFIDAMIKEQPDFIIQLGDFCVPKPQNKPLMDVWNKFNGDKHHVLGNHDTDGGFSKEQALAFWGAAKPYYSFDKNGFHFVILDGNEKSETQKIEGYPRSITKSQLNWLKKDLQSTALHTIIFCHQGLENTLGGLDNGMEVRYLLEQVNQEAGFNKVVLVLTGHHHMNYHNEINGIHYVQINSSSYYWAGEDFKSTAFSDEFYKKHGILRYTLVYENPIWAVVSLDHKKNIHIQGMKTEMAGIPLANTGIDIYKDVYPITSQIDSRKLKY from the coding sequence ATGATGAATAGAAAATCGTTTCTAAAGATTGGGGGACTAGGTATCTCTAGTCTTGTTATACACAATGTCCAAGGTTCTTCCTCTCTGGAAGATCTGACTCAGGAGAATAACAAAGCGCGCGACATCACATTTGGTGTCATCACAGATCTGCACTATGACCTGATGCATGACAGTGACCGTCGGGCGCAATTATTCATAGATGCTATGATTAAGGAACAACCGGACTTTATTATACAGTTAGGAGACTTCTGTGTGCCTAAACCCCAAAATAAACCGTTGATGGACGTTTGGAATAAATTTAACGGCGATAAACACCATGTGCTAGGTAATCATGATACCGATGGTGGATTTTCGAAAGAACAAGCCTTGGCATTTTGGGGTGCTGCAAAGCCTTATTATTCTTTTGATAAAAATGGCTTCCACTTCGTTATTTTGGACGGCAATGAAAAGAGTGAAACCCAAAAAATAGAAGGATACCCTCGGTCCATCACCAAAAGCCAACTTAACTGGTTAAAAAAGGATTTGCAGAGCACCGCATTGCACACGATTATCTTCTGTCATCAGGGGCTTGAAAATACTTTAGGTGGACTGGACAATGGCATGGAAGTACGGTATCTATTGGAACAGGTCAATCAAGAAGCCGGTTTCAACAAGGTGGTATTGGTATTGACGGGCCATCATCATATGAACTATCACAATGAAATCAATGGCATTCATTATGTACAAATCAATAGTTCATCTTATTACTGGGCTGGTGAGGATTTCAAGAGCACAGCCTTTTCTGATGAATTTTACAAAAAGCATGGTATCCTGCGCTATACGCTCGTCTATGAAAACCCAATATGGGCTGTTGTATCTCTGGATCACAAAAAGAATATCCATATCCAAGGGATGAAGACCGAAATGGCAGGTATCCCCTTGGCAAATACCGGAATCGATATATACAAAGATGTCTATCCCATTACATCACAAATCGACTCTAGAAAATTAAAATATTAG
- a CDS encoding mechanosensitive ion channel family protein, with the protein MKTTKLWWGIVVILLACSQVAIAQLNVKDSVPKESFVERMQAFAIKSAKESKAEFEADRALISQNIVLEEIKRTTQHAKSFLKTGLDSSAISSYLESVQKRHEQAGDGVFNHVGSAQTTRNLTTTYNILAELSKGTIAQKNKVDRYQSQLIKFRFTLDSLSSDKSLFKFPNDSADLSKYIERLKVLAIEITPVMDQLKNNIAAIQHIQTQINLELFRITSHMEEIDFYQKQNADRSFRREFVNIWEKNTFDRPFSEIVYFSGLKLQLMLAFYLQSNWGKLLLVMLLIVASTRYIILLKRSMSNHDAGNADHKRILVVRYPILSGTILVLSIFQFIFVSPPFAFSTVIWLVAGIMLSVVFRQYISNYWWWVWVFILILFALACFDNLILQASRVERWIVLALTISVALLGAIVLANKRRHAELREQWILYPLGLMVGMAIGALMADVFGRYNLSKALLVAGVLNVVIAILFLWVVRLINEGLQLASAIYTHQERRLFYINYNRLGTKAPAFFYVLLVVGWFILFGRNFYEFRQISEPLKLFFIEEHTLGSYTFSVSNLIVFFLIMILTTLVSKVVSYFAADGQGNPKEQVQKRFRVGSWILLIRITIVVVGLFLAFAAVGIPMDKITIVIGALGVGIGFGLQTLVNNLVSGLIIAFEKPVNVGDLVEVAGQGGMIKSIGFRSSVISTLDGADLVLPNGDLLNSHVVNWTQGGQKKRMNITIGVAYETDLAKARVLLLSLLIDEERILKYPEPTVQYNRFGDSSIDINMYFWVRSLKDAGQIRSDIMEEIHRRLQKNDIVIPFPQRELLIRTTEDKRNEKEGDEKRNEVGD; encoded by the coding sequence ATGAAGACAACAAAACTTTGGTGGGGGATAGTCGTTATCTTGCTCGCTTGTAGTCAGGTTGCAATAGCCCAACTCAACGTCAAAGACAGTGTTCCGAAAGAGAGTTTTGTTGAGCGTATGCAGGCGTTTGCTATCAAATCTGCTAAAGAAAGCAAGGCAGAATTCGAGGCAGATAGGGCTTTGATAAGTCAAAATATCGTTCTTGAAGAAATTAAGCGAACCACCCAGCATGCCAAATCATTCCTTAAGACAGGCTTGGATTCTTCGGCTATAAGCTCTTATCTAGAAAGTGTACAAAAACGACATGAACAAGCTGGTGATGGCGTATTCAATCATGTCGGGAGCGCCCAAACCACGCGCAACCTAACCACTACTTATAATATCTTAGCTGAATTATCAAAAGGAACCATTGCTCAGAAAAATAAGGTAGATCGTTATCAATCTCAATTGATTAAATTTAGATTTACCTTAGATTCGTTGTCAAGTGATAAATCCCTATTTAAGTTTCCAAACGATTCTGCTGATTTATCTAAGTATATAGAAAGACTTAAGGTACTAGCGATAGAAATTACTCCCGTGATGGATCAATTGAAAAATAATATCGCTGCTATTCAACATATTCAAACGCAGATTAATCTAGAGCTCTTCCGGATTACATCACATATGGAAGAGATTGATTTCTATCAAAAGCAAAACGCAGATCGAAGTTTCAGAAGAGAATTTGTCAATATATGGGAGAAAAATACTTTTGATAGACCTTTCTCAGAAATTGTATACTTTTCAGGTTTAAAATTGCAGCTGATGCTTGCATTCTATTTGCAGTCTAATTGGGGCAAGCTTTTGTTGGTGATGTTATTGATTGTCGCCTCTACCCGATACATTATTTTATTGAAAAGATCGATGTCAAATCATGATGCTGGTAATGCGGATCACAAACGGATATTAGTAGTGCGCTATCCAATACTTTCGGGTACTATCCTTGTACTCAGTATATTTCAATTTATATTTGTATCACCCCCATTTGCATTTAGCACGGTGATATGGTTGGTCGCTGGAATAATGCTTTCCGTTGTGTTTAGACAGTATATCAGCAACTATTGGTGGTGGGTTTGGGTCTTCATATTGATTTTGTTTGCGCTTGCATGCTTTGATAACTTAATACTGCAAGCGTCACGTGTGGAGCGTTGGATTGTCTTGGCGCTAACTATCAGTGTAGCACTATTGGGAGCGATTGTGTTGGCCAATAAAAGACGACATGCTGAGCTTCGAGAACAGTGGATTCTTTATCCCCTTGGTTTGATGGTCGGTATGGCCATTGGTGCCTTGATGGCAGATGTTTTTGGACGTTATAATTTATCCAAAGCGCTGTTGGTAGCGGGGGTGTTGAATGTAGTTATTGCAATTCTTTTTCTTTGGGTGGTACGTTTGATTAATGAAGGATTGCAGCTGGCTTCGGCTATTTATACGCATCAAGAACGTCGGCTGTTCTATATTAATTATAATCGATTGGGAACCAAAGCGCCTGCGTTTTTCTATGTATTGTTAGTAGTTGGGTGGTTCATTCTTTTTGGTCGAAATTTTTACGAATTTAGACAAATTTCTGAACCGCTTAAGCTCTTTTTTATAGAAGAGCATACACTTGGTTCGTATACTTTTTCCGTCAGTAATTTGATTGTTTTCTTTCTGATCATGATCTTAACGACTTTAGTGTCCAAGGTCGTGTCGTATTTTGCTGCAGATGGGCAAGGAAATCCAAAAGAGCAGGTGCAAAAGAGATTTCGAGTGGGCAGCTGGATTCTCCTAATTCGAATTACAATTGTCGTTGTTGGGCTCTTTTTAGCCTTTGCTGCGGTGGGAATACCCATGGATAAGATTACTATAGTGATAGGAGCGTTGGGAGTCGGTATTGGTTTTGGATTGCAGACATTGGTTAATAATTTAGTGAGTGGATTGATTATTGCATTTGAAAAGCCTGTCAATGTTGGTGATTTGGTGGAAGTAGCTGGACAAGGTGGAATGATCAAATCTATAGGTTTTCGCAGTAGTGTTATTTCAACGTTGGATGGTGCAGATTTGGTGCTGCCCAATGGTGATTTGCTCAATTCACATGTTGTGAATTGGACACAGGGCGGACAAAAGAAGCGGATGAACATCACAATTGGCGTAGCCTATGAGACCGATCTGGCAAAAGCCAGAGTACTGTTATTATCTTTACTCATAGATGAAGAACGTATTTTGAAATACCCCGAACCTACGGTTCAATACAATAGATTTGGCGATAGCAGTATAGATATTAATATGTACTTTTGGGTGAGAAGTTTAAAGGATGCAGGACAAATTCGAAGTGATATAATGGAAGAGATTCATCGTAGGCTACAGAAGAATGACATTGTTATACCTTTTCCTCAGCGTGAGCTTTTGATTCGTACTACAGAGGATAAAAGAAACGAGAAAGAGGGCGACGAGAAACGTAATGAGGTAGGAGATTAA
- a CDS encoding GntR family transcriptional regulator: MNLQIDHKSPIPLHLQAEMLLRELIKAPEYIEGKLLPNEVELAKRLAISRTTLRLAINKLVYEELLVRKKGVGTRVVTSKFSSKSKNWLSFSQEMKNRGIEVKNFELHVSWVIPDSNVQHFFDIKEGQKVLKLERLRGKIDDPFVYFISYFHPRVGLTGEEDFKRPLYEILEREYHIVADLSQEEINAKAANKFIADKLEIELGEPILSRKRFVFDQSGRPIEYNLGYYRADSFTYTVESRRDY; the protein is encoded by the coding sequence ATGAATCTTCAGATAGACCATAAGAGCCCAATTCCATTGCACCTACAGGCCGAAATGCTGTTGCGAGAACTAATTAAAGCCCCGGAATATATAGAGGGTAAATTACTGCCCAATGAGGTGGAACTCGCTAAGCGATTGGCTATATCGCGGACTACACTACGTTTAGCAATTAACAAGTTAGTCTATGAAGAGCTATTGGTGCGAAAAAAAGGAGTGGGGACACGCGTGGTCACGTCAAAATTTAGTTCCAAATCCAAAAATTGGTTGAGCTTCTCACAAGAGATGAAAAATCGAGGTATAGAAGTCAAGAATTTTGAATTGCACGTAAGTTGGGTAATTCCTGACAGTAACGTACAGCATTTTTTTGATATCAAAGAGGGTCAAAAGGTCTTAAAATTGGAGCGATTACGCGGGAAGATAGACGATCCCTTTGTCTATTTTATCTCTTATTTTCACCCACGTGTGGGCTTGACTGGGGAGGAAGACTTCAAAAGACCCCTGTACGAAATCCTAGAGCGAGAGTACCATATCGTCGCTGATTTATCCCAAGAAGAGATTAATGCAAAGGCTGCAAATAAATTTATAGCCGATAAGTTGGAAATTGAGCTGGGCGAACCGATTTTGTCAAGGAAGAGATTTGTGTTCGATCAGTCGGGTAGGCCAATCGAATATAATTTGGGCTATTATCGGGCAGATAGCTTTACCTACACCGTCGAAAGCAGACGCGACTACTGA